One part of the Aspergillus fumigatus Af293 chromosome 7, whole genome shotgun sequence genome encodes these proteins:
- a CDS encoding YdcF family protein translates to MDPNDINILADFLAFNQIPSTFPPSDAADVLVLCVSAILPVAEKVFAHLEKNPTAIKTLVLCGGIGHSTPHLYEAIANDPRYAHLLPEIDGLPEAQVLHHIFRQCFDAPRILSSCRVLIEDRSTNCGANAIETKRLLEVNGICPESMLIVQDPTMSRRTVASFEKAFSGQRTLRFTSWPTFVPKVRLEGGRLVYDESAGIEASRLWRLPRFLGLVMGEIPRLRDDEEGYGPKGKGFIVHVDVPDEVEEAWKRIKDAEMEWERR, encoded by the coding sequence atgGATCCCAACGACATCAACATTCTCGCTGACTTCCTCGCCTTCAACCAAATCCCCTCAACTTTTCCTCCATCAGATGCAGCAgacgtcctcgtcctctgcgTCTCCGCCATCCTTCCCGTAGCAGAGAAAGTCTTCGCGCATCTCGAAAAGAACCCAACAGCAATTAAAACTCTGGTCCTCTGCGGCGGAATCGGCCATTCCACGCCTCATCTCTATGAAGCTATCGCCAACGATCCACGCTACGCGCATCTCCTCCCGGAAATTGACGGACTACCAGAAGCACAGGTCCTTCACCACATTTTCAGGCAGTGTTTTGATGCACCGAGGATTCTGAGCTCATGTCGTGTCCTCATTGAAGACCGCTCGACGAACTGCGGCGCCAACGCAATTGAAACGAAGAGGCTTCTCGAGGTGAATGGGATCTGTCCTGAGAGTATGCTGATTGTGCAGGATCCGACCATGTCTCGACGGACGGTTGCGTCGTTTGAGAAGGCTTTTTCTGGACAGAGGACCCTGCGGTTTACCAGCTGGCCCACTTTTGTGCCCAAGGTCAGGCTTGAAGGAGGCAGGCTGGTGTATGATGAGTCTGCCGGGATTGAGGCGTCACGGTTGTGGAGGTTACCGCGGTTCCTGGGGTTGGTGATGGGGGAGATTCCACGGCTcagagatgatgaggaagggTATGGTCCCAAAGGAAAAGGATTCATTGTGCATGTTGATGTTCCAGATGAAGTAGAGGAAGCGTGGAAGAGAATTAaggatgcggagatggaATGGGAGAGACGGTAG
- a CDS encoding putative sugar transporter: MADDHDKLNDYRLNAATLNTAIQSIGMGAYQWQLFIVIGFGWASDNLWPIVTSLILGPVTSEFHISSPPFLTLAQNIGLLIGALFWGFGCDIFGRRWAFNLTIGLTAVFGLVAAGSPTFAAVCVFNALWSIGVGGNLPVDSAIFLEFLPGSHQYLLTVLSVYWALAQLLANLIAWPILGNLTCPDEETCTRANNMGWRYFLIAMGGIAAVMCLLRWTCFTLYESPKFLMGKGRYEDAVAVVHEVARRNGSSASLSVDDLITPETSAEQPPTVGTNVLIRQRLDHLTLSHIRALFDTPGRAWSTSLLIVVWGLIGLGFPLYNAFLPYIQQTKGAEFGDGSTALTYRNSLIIAAVGLPGSLIGGVLVEVPYLGRRGAISSSAVLTGAFLLASTTAMSSSALLGWNCAYSFTSSILYAVLYAYTPEMFLTKDRGTGNALTAAANRVGGILAPVIALVADLKTSVPVYVSGGLFVVAGLVVLLIGYESRGKTSL; encoded by the coding sequence ATGGCGgatgatcatgacaaacTCAACGACTACCGGCTCAACGCCGCCACCCTCAACACTGCCATCCAGAGTATTGGCATGGGCGCCTATCAATGGCAGCTCTTTATTGTCATCGGCTTTGGCTGGGCAAGCGATAACCTTTGGCCGATTGTGACCTCGCTCATTCTGGGTCCTGTTACATCGGAATTCCACATCTCCAGTCCGCCATTCTTGACTCTAGCCCAGAATATCGGCCTGCTCATTGGCGCTCTGTTCTGGGGCTTTGGCTGCGATATCTTCGGCCGCCGTTGGGCCTTCAATCTGACCATCGGTCTGACTGCAGTATTTGGGCTCGTTGCAGCTGGCTCACCCACCTTCGCGGCGGTATGTGTCTTCAACGCGCTGTGGTCCATCGGCGTGGGCGGGAACCTCCCCGTTGACTCGGCCATCTTCCTTGAGTTCCTCCCGGGCTCGCACCAGTATTTGCTCACTGTGCTGTCGGTGTACTGGGCGCTCGCTCAGCTGCTGGCCAATCTGATTGCCTGGCCGATTCTCGGCAATCTCACCTGCCCCGATGAAGAGACTTGCACCCGTGCTAACAACATGGGTTGGCGGTACTTTCTCATCGCCATGGGCGGGATAGCGGCGGTCATGTGTCTCCTCCGCTGGACCTGTTTTACTCTGTATGAATCGCCCAAGTTTCTCATGGGAAAAGGCCGCTACGAGGATGCCGTGGCCGTCGTCCACGAAGTCGCCCGCCGGAATGgctcctctgcctccttgTCTGTGGACGACCTCATCACCCCTGAAACCTCCGCAGAGCAGCCCCCCACTGTCGGAACAAACGTGCTTATCCGCCAGCGGCTGGATCACTTGACCCTCAGTCACATCCGAGCCCTCTTCGATACCCCCGGCCGCGCCTGGTCCACGTCGCTGCTTATCGTCGTCTGGGGCCTTATCGGCCTCGGTTTCCCCCTCTACAACGCATTCTTACCCTACATCCAGCAGACCAAGGGCGCCGAATTTGGCGATGGCTCAACGGCTCTGACCTACCGGAACTCGCTGATCATCGCGGCGGTAGGCCTCCCTGGCTCGCTGATCGGCGGTGTGCTAGTCGAAGTACCCTACCTCGGCCGGCGGGGCGCCATCAGCTCATCGGCCGTGCTGACGGGGGCGTTCCTGCTAGCCTCTACGACGGCCATGTCATCTTCAGCCCTCCTGGGTTGGAATTGCGCATATAGCTTCACCAGCAGTATTCTGTACGCGGTTCTCTATGCGTACACACCCGAGATGTTCCTGACCAAAGACCGGGGAACGGGGAATGCGTTGACGGCGGCGGCCAACCGGGTGGGCGGGATCCTGGCGCCGGTGATCGCGCTCGTCGCCGATCTGAAGACCAGTGTGCCGGTGTATGTGAGCGGGGGGTTGTTTGTTGTAGCTGGGTTGGTGGTTCTGCTGATTGGATATGAGTCGAGGGGGAAGACGAGTTTATAG